The Lacerta agilis isolate rLacAgi1 chromosome 14, rLacAgi1.pri, whole genome shotgun sequence sequence AGCCCCCGTCGTACGTGGAAAGCGAGGGGTTCCGCCGGCTGATGGCCACCGCCCAGCCCCGCTGGAAAATCCCTGGGCGGGCGTTCTTCGCCACGAAGGCTGTGCCCGAACTGTCCAAGGTGGTGTCCCGAGCCGTCCGCCAAGCGGTGGTGGGCAGCGTGGGCCGTACAGTCCACATTGCCATAGACACCTGGTCGGGCCGGCAGACGGCCTCCTACATGTCGGTGACGGGGCACTGGGTGGCCGAGTCGGCGGGCGTCCTCTCGCGGCATCACGCCACCTTGTCAGTGTGTGCCTTTGAGGGGCCCTGCTCGGCCGAGGACATCTGCCACAAGCTGAGGGAGGTGCTGCAAGACTGGCTCTACGACCTGAAGACAGGGGGCGTGGTCCTGGACGACGGGGCCAACACGGCGAAGGCTGTGCGCGAGCTGCGCCTCAAGTACGTCCCTTGCCTGGCGCGCTGCCTGAAGCTGGTGGTGAAGGCCTTCTTGGCAGCCGACGCGCATGTTGACCGGCTGCTGAAGACGTCCCGGAGGATCTGCACCCGCTACAAGCGCTCGACGACGGTCCGGCGCCGCCTGCTGGAGGCGCAGGCCATCCTGGGCTCGCACCGGCAGCCGGCGGGGCAAGAGCCTCCTCGGAGATCCAACTCCACGCTGCGGATGCTGGAGAGCCTCTACCGGGAGCGGCAAGCCGTCAGCGCCATCTTCGAGCAAGATGAGGAGGCTGCCTTGCTGCACTTGACGACACCGGACTGGAAGGTGGTGAAGTGTTTGGTGGAGATCCTGAAGCCCTTTGAGGACGCCGCCACGCTGGTCACCCGCCCAGACGCCACTCTCTGCCAGGCTCTCCCTATGCTGTGGTTCCTGGAGGAGCAGCTGCGGGCCTTGAGGACCAGGTACTACCAGGAGAACAACAACACGGCGGCCCACCTCACCACACAGGCCCTGGACTGCTTGGAAGCCCAAAACCAGCTGAGCGAGATGAAGGGCACCCTCATCTGCCGGGTGGCCGCCTTCCTCGACCCCCGCTTCAGGGACATCACCACCATGAAGCTGGGCGGTGCCGACACGGGCGATGCGGCCATGCTGAGGGAGCACATCCTCGACTTGGCTACCAGGTCCTACGTGCCTCCGGGGCCCGACGCCGAGTTCTCCCCGATGGGGCGCTCGTCCCCGCAGCAGCCCAGCGGCTCCAGCGGACCCCCTGGCTCAGCGGCGTGGCAGTTCACCATGAAACGCTGGCGGGCGATTACCAAGAGCGACCCCGCCATGGGCATGGCGTCCGAGGGAGGGGCGGCGGCGGCCCTGCGAGAGATGGAGGAGTATCTCCACGACAACGTGGACCACATCGGGGAGAACGCCGACCCCATGCTGTACTGGCAGGGGAAGATGGGGGTCTGGCCGGCCCTCTTCAAGGTGGCCCTGTTCCATTTCGGTTGCCCGCCCACGTCGGTGCCCTCCGAGGACGTCCTCGGCGGCTCCGGTTCGTTGGCGGACAGAGGGCACCCCAAGGACCTCTCCCCGGCCAACGTGAAGATGCTGACCTTCATCCGAAAGAATCGCCACCTCGTCCCGCAAGACTGGAGGCTCTCTCTGGGAGACCTGCCCTCTTCGCAAGGTGCCATGGGGTCGAGGGAGGACTTGGATCTGGAAGACGAGGAAGACCTTTTGACGGCGGATGAGGAACTGGAGGAAAAGCAGTGAGGAGCACGGCCATGTCCTGAACCGTTCTCAGAAAGGGGGGACAGCTGTCGTGGGCGTAGTCGCCTTGCAGAAAAATgttaacctttttaaaaaggagggagggtagGGCTTAGTCCAAACCTGTGGCAAatcttttctgttgtgttttAAAGTTAAGgactttggttgttgttgttgttgctgttgtgagACGTATTGGACGAAGGAGTCGCTTCCTCTGCAGGCGGGACTCCTCCGCTGCAACCGTTATTAGATGAAAGACTTGCTGTGCATTAGAGCAGGATCCTGCCTTGTGTGGCCCACCGAGGCGAACGCAACCCGCCAGGCGCTATGTTTGGCCCAGCAGGTCCTCGGCAAACCACCATTCACTTACATCAGACTTCAGGAGCAAAGATTTGAGCGGCCCTCCATCGTGTAGCCAAGGggcagtcaacctttttatacctaccgcccactaatgcatctttcttgatggtaacatttccttaccgcccaccagtgttcaatggaaggaggattcagcttgtgccatagaaccccctaccacccacctagaatcctgaaacagcCACTAgggggcggtagggaccaggttgacaacccctggtgtagCCAGTTTTGTGAATGAAGCCGGAATGTGCGGCCTGTAGTTGTAGAAATCCCCTTTTAGCGATGATGCTGTGCGTTGAGTCTGTCTTTAGAAATGGTGCTaacgtggggggtgggggggtggaagtTTAAAGAAAACAAGTACTTGCCATTTTCAGGGCTTTTAGACTCGTTTTAACTGGATGTTTCGAAaagcttgtttttaaaatcctaacTGCTCTCCCGAGTCACTAACATGAAATAAGCTCAAAACGAAACAAGCTAcccaaataaaaacattccttcgaGCAGGCGAAGAAGGACTTGTGCGCTTCATTTTTATCCCCCTTGCCCCTTCGGTCGCAGCTGCGCAAGGAGCCCAGTGTTGATATGCAAAAGGAACGCATGGGATCCCCTGACGCGAGAGGTCACTTGGTTAGAGAAGTCCAAAAGGAGATTTGACGAATTGTGTGGCAGAGGAGAGTCAGCGGTGGCTGTTAGCCACCATTGCCAAAtgaaacctccatgttcagaagcagtctaTCTCCCAAGTACCAGCGGAATAAACTGGAGCAGCAGCTTGGGAGGGCTGTTGCTATCATGCCCTGCTTCCTAAGCTTCCGAAGAGGCATCTGCCAGGCCTTCACAGAACGCAAGACTCTTGTATTGTGTGGTTTGTCTGAGCCCACGTGGCTTTTGCTACATCTTGCCCCACATTTATTTATGGGGGCAGTATTACCTCTTTAGGAACCgcctggcgctgtgggttaaaccacaaagcctagggtttgctgatcagaaggtcagcagtttgaatccccgcgatggggtgacctcccgttgctcggtcccagctcctgcccacctagcagttcgaaagtacgtcaaagtgcaagtagataaataggtaccgctctggcgcgaaggtaaacggcgtttctgtgcgctcctctggttcaccagaagcggcttagtcatgctggccacatgacccggaagctgtacactggcttcctcagccagtaacgtgagatgagcaccgcaaccccagagttggacacgactggacctaatggtcaggggtccctttacctttacctttattagctCTTTATTCGGCCAAGAGTATTCTTCTGGAGCAGCTGGAAGAGCTCAATAAGACAGTCCTCGCCCCCAAAGTTTACAATTCAGGACACAAAGAAACGTGTCATTAATCACAAAATTCCTATTATCAGCTAGAATGGAAAATGGATGGTGGAGAAGAAATCACCAACCCTACTTTGAAACTTAAAAAAGGTTTaagtactaaaacagattaagatgacttcaactttctaagcacccAGGTAGGCCTGTAGAATGTTTTCAGCAAGTGCCAGGAAGAAAACCTGtgatcttgtaggtaaactggtcccaagttgttaagggctttataatCTAATATGAACACCCTGAACTTGACCCGGAAGCAAATCGGCAACCAGGGCAGATCTCTGAACACAGGAGTTCTGTGCAGACAAGGCTTTACCCTTgttagcaattgtgctgcagcattctgcgctAACTGCTTCCAgatcaagtatctgaagaagtgtgcatgcacacgaaagctcataccaagaacaaacttagttggtctctaaggtgctactggaaagaattttatattttgtccaGATCAAGTGTGATCAAGCGTAAGGAAAGCCCCTCATAGAGCATGTTGCAGTGACCCAGTAATTCATTCGTGCTTTCTGCCTCTTGTCTAACTACAACCACCTGCAAAGAACCTTATTCTTTGCAACGGCCGCGGCAATTTCATGGCCGACGTGTTGGATTCTGACCCCTTGCATTACCTACAGGGGGATGGTGGAGAAGGAATGTTGAGATACTCATCGCCATTCAATGGAAAGGGTCCTTTTTTTCAGGCAGGGCTAGAAAAATGCATGGGTGAAAAATGCAACAGGTCAAGCTTCTTCCACCCATCACAACATCTCCACCCCAGGAACATTTCACCAGGTGAGTTTCTGCCACATTAAAAGCACAGGGATCCTGCTGAGAATGAACCGGGAGAGCAAAAGTGAAGGCttcaaaacagacaggcaggcatGTACTCTGAGGGTCTTAATAACTCTCTGGAATTTATCAAGAACTTCTCTCCTTTGTCTGttttatttacatcccacctttctttcaatGAGCTCAACATGGCATCCATAGCTTTCCTCCTTcagcattttatcctcacaaaaaaaCCTATGAAGTAGCTTAgtctaagagacagtgactggcccaaggtccgtGAGCTTCGTGGCTCAGtacagatttgaaccctggcctcccagctcctagcccagcactctaaccactacaccacactagctcttaCATGGCATACACGTGCATGGATAATAGCACTATTTCTGAGGGTTGGTTTTCATAGAGTTTTAAAGTCGGAGATGGAACTTAGAGGTGAGCTACAGTCCAGCTTTCTGCTTGTTGCAGGAATCCTACAATGCAGGATATGACCCCTTCATGAGAGATGGTGCTTAAACCTCTGCTTTGAAAGTTAAAtgtgaaggagagcccatcacctCTCAAGGCAGGTCAAAGGGACTTTTGCCTTCAGTAAGTCTTTCCTGATGTACAGCCAAAATTGGCTTCTTGGGAGTTTCCACCACCAGTCGGTTCTGTTAGTTGCAAGGACATCTATAATACCGCattgacctgaatataagccgcacccgaatataagcagcacctttaaattggagggggtgggggaaaaatataatataatataatataatataatataatataatataatataatataagctGCTTCATTCCTCGCTGCttctggctgcatactggggggggggggggggggcgggggggagctgAACTGCGTTGTCAGTGGCCTTTCCCCTAcctcgccttctcaatccggcccgtggacagtctgggaatcagcatgtttttacatgagtagaatgtgtccttttatttaaaatgcatctctgggttatttgtggggcataggaattcgttcattcccccccccaaaaaaatagtccggcccaccacatggtctgagggacggtggactggcccacggctgaaaaaggttgctgacccctgacctagtgcctcccaaggtgagctaagcctagCCAGGCATtttactctatggttttaaccctgGTGTGCATTAATTATACTTAACTATGTTggctatatgaggctggttatctaGGCCTG is a genomic window containing:
- the LOC117058103 gene encoding zinc finger BED domain-containing protein 6-like; the encoded protein is MMPRRGRGRRAQLATFPRRGMAIHLQEPHFSGAPEASVSREPFPVMAAPAVSLQPAMKEEEEPGPSTTTVHDLFSYLKEKEDEEDEDAAELGAFSPAASNHLGAKEPGHPEAQEMLSYLKKEDDDDGEEVIERVSFSPPHVLHPQSAPPGTYMPAGTMGRAGIEMVHFFTPMTHVSASHHHHKRGRDREVLVVDGIPTHAPKKTTSAVWDYFTLDPREPCVAVCSTCQKRVRRGKDGGTRPGTTALHKHLKVHHGLHLPGVAVVPPSPLMPLKERPHGPTIVVTEPPAPAFQPARQERNQPYYPPTHSAAIQLASETAWMLAVDMQPPSYVESEGFRRLMATAQPRWKIPGRAFFATKAVPELSKVVSRAVRQAVVGSVGRTVHIAIDTWSGRQTASYMSVTGHWVAESAGVLSRHHATLSVCAFEGPCSAEDICHKLREVLQDWLYDLKTGGVVLDDGANTAKAVRELRLKYVPCLARCLKLVVKAFLAADAHVDRLLKTSRRICTRYKRSTTVRRRLLEAQAILGSHRQPAGQEPPRRSNSTLRMLESLYRERQAVSAIFEQDEEAALLHLTTPDWKVVKCLVEILKPFEDAATLVTRPDATLCQALPMLWFLEEQLRALRTRYYQENNNTAAHLTTQALDCLEAQNQLSEMKGTLICRVAAFLDPRFRDITTMKLGGADTGDAAMLREHILDLATRSYVPPGPDAEFSPMGRSSPQQPSGSSGPPGSAAWQFTMKRWRAITKSDPAMGMASEGGAAAALREMEEYLHDNVDHIGENADPMLYWQGKMGVWPALFKVALFHFGCPPTSVPSEDVLGGSGSLADRGHPKDLSPANVKMLTFIRKNRHLVPQDWRLSLGDLPSSQGAMGSREDLDLEDEEDLLTADEELEEKQ